One Brachyhypopomus gauderio isolate BG-103 unplaced genomic scaffold, BGAUD_0.2 sc67, whole genome shotgun sequence DNA segment encodes these proteins:
- the avpi1 gene encoding uncharacterized protein avpi1 produces the protein MEEVTPSAVPHRGLSQPVFFRPAAPERRIRKSGSANIFQGVNLRQLRRLFQSAGEPDPEQKARSVWGGRIAYGDHQGADAGNDEEDEEGLAQALVRLRVRARNRSGIRTESHRGDLVMATRGIRSFGHGRKNEPSPGQPSEVRTDDPPKAGSCDPGQFLLQEEETRGSWNRNGACEKDPERYLHRVQH, from the exons ATGGAGGAGGTCACGCCCTCAGCGGTCCCACATAGAGGACTGTCCCAGCCCGTGTTCTTCCGGCCTGCGGCCCCAGAGCGACGGATCCGCAAGTCGGGTTCAGCCAACATCTTCCAGGGTGTGAACCTGCGGCAACTGCGGAGGCTGTTTCAGTCGGCCGGGGAGCCGGACCCCGAACAGAAGGCCCGCTCGGTTTGGGGTGGTCGCATCGCATATGGGGACCACCAGGGAGCCGACGCTGGTAATGATGAAGAGGACGAGGAAGGGCTGGCGCAGGCGCTGGTACGACTTCGGGTCCGGGCCCGCAACCGGAGCGGGATCCGAACCGAGTCTCACCGTGGCGACCTCGTCATGGCGACAAGAGGGATCCGATCATTTGGCCACGGAAG AAAGAATGAGCCATCACCGGGACAACCATCTGAGGTCAGAACTGATGACCCTCCCAAGGCTGGGTCATGTGATCCTGGGCAGTTCCTGTTGCAAGAGGAAGAGACACGGGGCTCTTGGAACAGGAACGGAGCTTGTGAGAAGGATCCGGAACGCTACCTGCACCGTGTCCAACACTGA
- the cdc25d gene encoding cell division cycle 25 homolog d isoform X1, translating to MHKTPTEDTRNQSKMSSPASSSPNMWYRRGDAEEFVDDKENTITRKRVRVRLFSKAGPDDEHEAGSSSKRHHGSPEEGASYHGNLETPDPMTAILFQSLRSRRRSAHMSIPDAAITDHYLIGDFTKQHVLPVERVDHQDLHCVSAETVAALIRGQFSAEVEDFLIVDCRYPYEYNGGHIRGAVNLHTESQIHQAVLQGSSPLQAPPGAPRAPEGASMPCMASPGSGERLGGAGGSIAAGRNEEEASSSSSSSSSSSSSSSSPPALRKLIVFHCEFSSERGPRLCHYLRGVDRALNVLTYPFLLYPEVYLLQGGYNSFYTQYPVLHTHTHTHTHTHIHTHTHTSIYLLPTPPTLLPSLFCITHCDLSLPLLLISITHTHTHSLSLSLSLSLSLSGSLLCPSHTLLFHYVSACLFLSIRSCVSRVATSACVTGTSESSFVDSAGRGILTTADGQSGRTRRQHAFNTDKDKISITVDL from the exons ATGCACAAGACGCCAACAG AAGACACGAGGAATCAAAG CAAAATGTCATCACCTGCATCGTCATCCCCAAATATG TGGTACAGGCGAGGAGACGCAGAAGAATTTGTGGATGACAAAGAAAACACAATCACACGG AAACGTGTGCGGGTGAGGCTGTTCAGCAAAGCTGGTCCTGATGATGAGCATGAGGCTGGCAGTAGCAGTAAGAGACATCATGGTTCGCCAGAAGAGGGTGCCAGTTACCACGGCAATCTGGAGACACCTGATCCAATG ACAGCGATACTGTTCCAGAGTCTGAGGTCTAGACGACGGTCTGCTCACATGTCCATCCCCGATGCTGCCATCACGGACCACTACCTCATTGGAGACTTCACTAAA CAACATGTGCTTCCTGTTGAGAGAGTGGACCACCAGGATCTTCACTGTGTTTCAGCTGAGACT GTGGCAGCgctgatcaggggtcagttcaGCGCCGAGGTGGAAGACTTCCTGATCGTAGACTGCCGTTATCCGTACGAATACAACGGAGGCCACATCAGG GGGGCAGTGAATCTTCACACAGAGTCTCAGATCCACCAGGCCGTTCTCCAGGGCTCCAGCCCTTTACAGGCTCCCCCAGGGGCTCCTCGTGCACCAGAAGGGGCCTCCATGCCGTGCATGGCGAGCCCAGGCAGTGGGGAGAGGTTGGGGGGAGCTGGAGGGTCCATAGCTGCAGGGAGGAATGAGGAGGAggcgtcatcatcatcatcatcatcatcatcatcatcatcgtcatcatcatcaccaccagcaCTGAGGAAACTGATTGTGTTTCACTGCGAGTTTTCATCAGAGAGAGGACCACGACT TTGTCATTATTTGCGTGGGGTGGACCGTGCACTGAATGTTTTGACCTACCCTTTCCTACTCTACCCTGAGGTCTACCTGCTACAAGGAGGATATAATAGCTTCTATACTCAGTACCCGgtattgcacacacacacacacacacacacacacacacacatacacacacacacacacacatctatctatctattaccaacaccacccacactactCCCTTCTCTCTTCTGTATCACACATTGTGATTTATCTCTCCCACTGTTGCTCAtcagtatcacacacacacacacacactctctctctctctctctctctctctctctctctctctctggctcatTATTGTGTCCCTCTCACACTCTGTTGTTCCACTATGTCTCCGcctgtctcttcctctccatcAGGAGCTGTGTGAGCCGTGTGGCTACGTCCGCATGCGTCACAGGGACTTCAGAGAGCAGCTTCGTCGATTCAGCAGGAAGAGGCATCCTCACCACCGCAGACGGCCAATCAGGTCGCACCAGAAGACAGCATGCTTTTAACACGGATAAAGATAAAATCTCCATCACTGTTGACCTGTAA
- the pi4k2a gene encoding phosphatidylinositol 4-kinase type 2-alpha isoform X2, with protein MDETSPLVSPLRDSNEFSYCPTEPTSPRSGFGGTPGTVVRIPAGSPGRSRERQPLLDRDRGGSPRDPHRNEFPEDPEFREIIRKAERAIEEGNYPERIYQGSSGSYFVKDSQGIIGVFKPKNEEPYGQLNPKWTKWLQKLCCPCCFGRDCLVLNQGYLSEAGASLVDQKLELNIVPRTKVVYLASETFNYSAIDRVKSRGKRLALEKVPKVGQRFHRIGLPPKVGSFQLFVDGYKDADFWLRRFEAEPLPENTNRQLQLQFERLVVLDYIIRNTDRGNDNWLLKYDCPMDNRDAEWVMVKDPIIKLAAIDNGLAFPLKHPDSWRAYPFYWAWLAQAKVPFSQEIRELVLPKLADPNFVKDLEEDLYELFKKDPGFDRGQFHKQISVMRGQILNLIQALKDGKTPLQLVQMPPVVVETARAPQRANTESYTQSFQSRRPFFTWW; from the exons ATGGACGAGACAAGCCCGTTGGTTTCCCCTCTCCGCGACTCCAACGAGTTTAGTTACTGTCCGACCGAGCCAACCAGTCCCCGGAGCGGATTTGGCGGAACACCGGGCACAGTGGTTCGCATTCCGGCGGGGAGTCCCGGACGCAGCCGCGAGCGACAGCCCTTGCTGGACCGAGACCGAGGCGGTTCCCCCAGGGACCCGCACAGAAACGAGTTCCCCGAGGATCCAGAGTTTCGAGAGATCATTCGTAAAGCAGAGCGCGCCATCGAAGAAGGCAACTACCCGGAGAGAATATACCAGGGCTCCAGCGGGAGCTACTTCGTTAAAGACTCCCAAGGG ATCATCGGCGTGTTCAAGCCAAAGAACGAGGAGCCGTACGGCCAGCTGAACCCCAAATGGACCAAGTGGCTACAGAAGCTGTGTTGTCCGTGCTGCTTCGGCCGCGACTGCCTGGTACTGAACCAGGGCTACCTGTCTGAGGCAGGGGCCAGCCTAGTGGACCAGAAACTGGAGCTCAACATAGTGCCACGCACCAAG GTGGTGTACCTGGCTAGTGAGACGTTTAACTACAGTGCCATAGACAGGGTGAAGTCTCGAGGGAAGAGGCTTGCTCTCGAGAAGGTTCCCAAGGTCGGCCAGCGTTTTCACAGAATCGGCCTGCCACCAAAG GTTGGCTCCTTCCAGCTGTTTGTCGATGGGTACAAGGATGCTGATTTTTGGTTGCGACGTTTTGAGGCCGAACCGTTACCGGAGAACACCAACCGGCAGCTCCAGCTTCAGTTCGAGAGATTGGTGGtgctggattatataatccgaAACACAG ACCGAGGTAATGACAACTGGCTCCTAAAATATGACTGTCCCATGGACAACAGG GATGCCGAGTGGGTAATGGTAAAGGATCCCATTATTAAACTAGCTGCCATTGATAACGGCCTGGCCTTCCCGCTCAAGCACCCAGACTCCTGGAGAGCCT ACCCGTTCTACTGGGCGTGGCTAGCCCAGGCCAAGGTCCCATTCTCTCAAGAGATCCGTGAGCTGGTGCTGCCCAAACTGGCTGACCCCAACTTCGTGAAGGACCTGGAGGAGGACCTCTACGAGCTCTTTAAG AAAGATCCAGGTTTCGACAGAGGGCAGTTCCACAAGCAGATCTCTGTAATGAGGGGACAG ATCCTCAACTTGATCCAGGCACTAAAGGACGGTAAGACGCCACTACAGCTGGTCCAGATGCCTCCCGTCGTGGTGGAGACGGCGCGAGCCCCGCAGCGTGCCAACACCGAGTCCTACACGCAGAGTTTCCAGAGCCGCCGGCCATTCTTCAcctggtggtga
- the cdc25d gene encoding cell division cycle 25 homolog d isoform X2, with the protein MHKTPTEDTRNQSKMSSPASSSPNMWYRRGDAEEFVDDKENTITRKRVRVRLFSKAGPDDEHEAGSSSKRHHGSPEEGASYHGNLETPDPMTAILFQSLRSRRRSAHMSIPDAAITDHYLIGDFTKQHVLPVERVDHQDLHCVSAETVAALIRGQFSAEVEDFLIVDCRYPYEYNGGHIRGAVNLHTESQIHQAVLQGSSPLQAPPGAPRAPEGASMPCMASPGSGERLGGAGGSIAAGRNEEEASSSSSSSSSSSSSSSSPPALRKLIVFHCEFSSERGPRLCHYLRGVDRALNVLTYPFLLYPEVYLLQGGYNSFYTQYPELCEPCGYVRMRHRDFREQLRRFSRKRHPHHRRRPIRSHQKTACF; encoded by the exons ATGCACAAGACGCCAACAG AAGACACGAGGAATCAAAG CAAAATGTCATCACCTGCATCGTCATCCCCAAATATG TGGTACAGGCGAGGAGACGCAGAAGAATTTGTGGATGACAAAGAAAACACAATCACACGG AAACGTGTGCGGGTGAGGCTGTTCAGCAAAGCTGGTCCTGATGATGAGCATGAGGCTGGCAGTAGCAGTAAGAGACATCATGGTTCGCCAGAAGAGGGTGCCAGTTACCACGGCAATCTGGAGACACCTGATCCAATG ACAGCGATACTGTTCCAGAGTCTGAGGTCTAGACGACGGTCTGCTCACATGTCCATCCCCGATGCTGCCATCACGGACCACTACCTCATTGGAGACTTCACTAAA CAACATGTGCTTCCTGTTGAGAGAGTGGACCACCAGGATCTTCACTGTGTTTCAGCTGAGACT GTGGCAGCgctgatcaggggtcagttcaGCGCCGAGGTGGAAGACTTCCTGATCGTAGACTGCCGTTATCCGTACGAATACAACGGAGGCCACATCAGG GGGGCAGTGAATCTTCACACAGAGTCTCAGATCCACCAGGCCGTTCTCCAGGGCTCCAGCCCTTTACAGGCTCCCCCAGGGGCTCCTCGTGCACCAGAAGGGGCCTCCATGCCGTGCATGGCGAGCCCAGGCAGTGGGGAGAGGTTGGGGGGAGCTGGAGGGTCCATAGCTGCAGGGAGGAATGAGGAGGAggcgtcatcatcatcatcatcatcatcatcatcatcatcgtcatcatcatcaccaccagcaCTGAGGAAACTGATTGTGTTTCACTGCGAGTTTTCATCAGAGAGAGGACCACGACT TTGTCATTATTTGCGTGGGGTGGACCGTGCACTGAATGTTTTGACCTACCCTTTCCTACTCTACCCTGAGGTCTACCTGCTACAAGGAGGATATAATAGCTTCTATACTCAGTACCCG GAGCTGTGTGAGCCGTGTGGCTACGTCCGCATGCGTCACAGGGACTTCAGAGAGCAGCTTCGTCGATTCAGCAGGAAGAGGCATCCTCACCACCGCAGACGGCCAATCAGGTCGCACCAGAAGACAGCATGCTTTTAA
- the pi4k2a gene encoding phosphatidylinositol 4-kinase type 2-alpha isoform X1, with amino-acid sequence MDETSPLVSPLRDSNEFSYCPTEPTSPRSGFGGTPGTVVRIPAGSPGRSRERQPLLDRDRGGSPRDPHRNEFPEDPEFREIIRKAERAIEEGNYPERIYQGSSGSYFVKDSQGKIIGVFKPKNEEPYGQLNPKWTKWLQKLCCPCCFGRDCLVLNQGYLSEAGASLVDQKLELNIVPRTKVVYLASETFNYSAIDRVKSRGKRLALEKVPKVGQRFHRIGLPPKVGSFQLFVDGYKDADFWLRRFEAEPLPENTNRQLQLQFERLVVLDYIIRNTDRGNDNWLLKYDCPMDNRDAEWVMVKDPIIKLAAIDNGLAFPLKHPDSWRAYPFYWAWLAQAKVPFSQEIRELVLPKLADPNFVKDLEEDLYELFKKDPGFDRGQFHKQISVMRGQILNLIQALKDGKTPLQLVQMPPVVVETARAPQRANTESYTQSFQSRRPFFTWW; translated from the exons ATGGACGAGACAAGCCCGTTGGTTTCCCCTCTCCGCGACTCCAACGAGTTTAGTTACTGTCCGACCGAGCCAACCAGTCCCCGGAGCGGATTTGGCGGAACACCGGGCACAGTGGTTCGCATTCCGGCGGGGAGTCCCGGACGCAGCCGCGAGCGACAGCCCTTGCTGGACCGAGACCGAGGCGGTTCCCCCAGGGACCCGCACAGAAACGAGTTCCCCGAGGATCCAGAGTTTCGAGAGATCATTCGTAAAGCAGAGCGCGCCATCGAAGAAGGCAACTACCCGGAGAGAATATACCAGGGCTCCAGCGGGAGCTACTTCGTTAAAGACTCCCAAGGG AAGATCATCGGCGTGTTCAAGCCAAAGAACGAGGAGCCGTACGGCCAGCTGAACCCCAAATGGACCAAGTGGCTACAGAAGCTGTGTTGTCCGTGCTGCTTCGGCCGCGACTGCCTGGTACTGAACCAGGGCTACCTGTCTGAGGCAGGGGCCAGCCTAGTGGACCAGAAACTGGAGCTCAACATAGTGCCACGCACCAAG GTGGTGTACCTGGCTAGTGAGACGTTTAACTACAGTGCCATAGACAGGGTGAAGTCTCGAGGGAAGAGGCTTGCTCTCGAGAAGGTTCCCAAGGTCGGCCAGCGTTTTCACAGAATCGGCCTGCCACCAAAG GTTGGCTCCTTCCAGCTGTTTGTCGATGGGTACAAGGATGCTGATTTTTGGTTGCGACGTTTTGAGGCCGAACCGTTACCGGAGAACACCAACCGGCAGCTCCAGCTTCAGTTCGAGAGATTGGTGGtgctggattatataatccgaAACACAG ACCGAGGTAATGACAACTGGCTCCTAAAATATGACTGTCCCATGGACAACAGG GATGCCGAGTGGGTAATGGTAAAGGATCCCATTATTAAACTAGCTGCCATTGATAACGGCCTGGCCTTCCCGCTCAAGCACCCAGACTCCTGGAGAGCCT ACCCGTTCTACTGGGCGTGGCTAGCCCAGGCCAAGGTCCCATTCTCTCAAGAGATCCGTGAGCTGGTGCTGCCCAAACTGGCTGACCCCAACTTCGTGAAGGACCTGGAGGAGGACCTCTACGAGCTCTTTAAG AAAGATCCAGGTTTCGACAGAGGGCAGTTCCACAAGCAGATCTCTGTAATGAGGGGACAG ATCCTCAACTTGATCCAGGCACTAAAGGACGGTAAGACGCCACTACAGCTGGTCCAGATGCCTCCCGTCGTGGTGGAGACGGCGCGAGCCCCGCAGCGTGCCAACACCGAGTCCTACACGCAGAGTTTCCAGAGCCGCCGGCCATTCTTCAcctggtggtga